In Brachyhypopomus gauderio isolate BG-103 unplaced genomic scaffold, BGAUD_0.2 sc189, whole genome shotgun sequence, a single genomic region encodes these proteins:
- the LOC143502087 gene encoding uncharacterized protein LOC143502087, with protein sequence MSQSHGEPQLYGLYAVLVHSRFSCHAGHYYCYVKKGILYTFIDCNSVTRGPGHCSPRPVSTAKVNGPQFTSTSVISPQLSPHMAKNNSPMKEDQGGSKPGSSVPKSQPSHCISSAAASPTSDLRRPVQVNGGAAAHNRAASLSGAPGSSEGRRAREERKCDKDSEQPHLSSTLKERGRSRQGHYRERETRSRERYGHRHRHRHRPNRDHHTDKDRSASRERIPGEREGDRHRDGHTHHRRDHYHHRRHHSSKDERDRDVENGQGDFPRSFEYYVGKKDSGHKRAKAPRPASPAPRPQAQKRSLSDREDPCEERPVKKHKKSKKKNKDKRRSSERDPSDRNGDSSSFRHKKMKKKRRRHNLEEEPRMECRSGHSLDKRKRRLSSDPDESSPSAKRPTTEDYYQTQPHSAPETPAKPTDTTPRTQMASAEEPIYCHDTHVTKGTTAPPEANHDLCSQGGDGHVALERPVATADAFVPNEDDCREDAVASLSGAPGSREGRRAREERKCVRRLSCDPDGSSPSAKRPTTEDYYQLNVTQNNSPMKEDHGGSKPGGSNSSSVPKSRPSPCSSSAAASHLRPLPSSSSSSAPQSTSDLSWPVQVNGGATAHNRAAFLVPYGQESSDESDQEGGALDNGTGKSYPGAKASDGKGGMDGPLFHSSSSLTPKTNGERPVATADAFVPNDDDWDKDVRKWFMPEKDLPSTVARMCSPLF encoded by the exons ATGTCGCAGTCCCACGGAGAGCCACAGCTCTACGGCCTGTACGCTGTGCTCGTCCACTCCAGGTTTAGCTGCCACGCCggacactactactgctatgtgaag AAaggcattttatacacttttattgactgtaactctgtgacccgtggtcccggtcattgctcccctcgcccggtcagcacggccaaggtgaacgggcctcagttcacctccacctccgtcatcagtccacagctttctcctcacatggcaaag aataactctcccATGAAGGAGGACCAAGGTGGCTCAAAGCCTGGCAGCAGTGTCCCGAAGAGCCAGCCCAGTCACTGCATTTCTTCGGCTGCCGCATCcccgacctctgacctcagacggcctgtgcaggtgaacggcggcgccgccgctcacaatagagcagcatctctgtctGGTGCGCCAGGCTCTAGTGAAGGCAGACGAGCGCGTGAGGAGCGGAAGTGTGATAAAGACTCTGAGCAGCCACACCTTTCCTCCACCCTGAAGGAGCGAGGCAGATCCAGGCAGGGACATTATCGAGAGCGGGAAACCCGGAGTCGGGAGCGCTACGGGCACCGCCATCGCCATCGCCATCGTCCCAACAGAGACCACCATACTGATAAGGATCGCTCGGCCAGTCGAGAGAGGATCCctggagagcgagagggagatcgCCACCGGGACGGGCACACCCACCACCGCCgagaccactaccaccaccggcGCCATCACAGCAGCAAGGACGAACGAGACCGGGATGTGGAGAATGGTCAAGGTGACTTCCCTCGCTCATTTGAGTACTATGTTGGGAAGAAAGACTCGGGACACAAGCGGGCTAAAGCACCACGCCCCGCCAGCCCTGCCCCGCGGCCCCAGGCACAAAAGCGTAGCCTGTCGGACAGGGAGGATCCATGTGAAGAGCGGCCTGTCAAAAAACATAAGAAATCCAAGAAGAAGAACAAGGACAAGCGGAG GAGTTCTGAGAGGGACCCATCAGACAGGAATGGGGACAGCAGCTCCTTCCGACacaaaaagatgaaaaagaagaggaggaggcacaACTTGGAGGAGGAGCCTCGTATGGAGTGTCGCTCTGGCCACAGCTTAGACAAACGTAAGCGCCGCCTCAGCTCCGACCCAGACGAGTCTTCACCCAGCGCCAAGCGACCTACTACTGAGGACTATTACCAGACTCA GCCCCATTCAGCCCCCGAGACGCCAGCTAAGCCAACCGACACCACGCCTCGCACCCAGATGGCCTCGGCTGAGGAGCCCATCTACTGCCACGACACCCATGTGACGAAAGGCACCACGGCGCCCCCAGAGGCCAACCACGACCTCTGCTCACAGGGGGGCGACGGGCACGTGGCTTTAGAGAGGCCCGTGGCAACCGCGGACGCCTTTGTGCCCAACGAGGATGACTGCAGGGAAGATGCGGTGGCATCTCTGTCTGGTGCGCCAGGCTCTAGAGAAGGCAGACGAGCGCGTgaggagcggaagtgtgtgCGCCGCCTCAGCTGCGACCCAGACGGGTCTTCACCCAGCGCCAAGCGACCTACTACTGAGGACTATTACCAACTTAACGTCACTCAG aataactctcccatgaaggaggaccatggtggctcaaagcctggcggcagcaacagcagcagcgtCCCGAAGAGCCGGCCCAGCCCCTGCAGTTCTTCGGCTGCCGCATCCCACCTGCGCCCGCtgccctcgtcctcttcctccagcgcaCCACAGTCTACCTCAGACCTCAGTTGGCCTGTGCAGGTGAACGGTGGCGCCACCGCTCACAATAGAGCAGCTTTCCTGGTTCCGTATGGCCAAGAGTCATCCGACGAGTCCGACCAGGAAGGCGGAGCCTTGGATAATGGCACAGGGAAGTCTTACCCTGGTGCCAAGGCATCCGACGGGAAAGGTGGGATGGATGGTCCCCTCTTCCACAGCTCAAGCTCCCTCACGCCCAAGACCAACGGAGAGAGGCCCGTGGCAACCGCAGACGCCTTTGTGCCCAACGATGATGACTGGGATAAAG atgtaaGAAAATGGTTCATGCCTGAAAAAGATTTACCGTCCACCGTAGCTCGAATGTGCTCACCATTGTTTTAA
- the LOC143502082 gene encoding uncharacterized protein LOC143502082 translates to MKEDQGGSKPGSSNSGSVPKSRPSTCSSSAAASHLRPLPSSSSSSAPQSTSDLSWPVQVNGGAAAHNRAAFLVPYGQESSDESDQEGGALDNGTGKSYPGAKASDGKGGMDGPLFHSSSSLTPKTNGERPVATADAFVPNDDDWDKDVRKWFMPQKDLPSAVARMCSPLL, encoded by the exons ATGAAGGAGGACCAAGGTGGCTCAAAGCCTGGCAGCAGCAACAGCGGCAGCGTCCCGAAGAGCCGGCCCAGCACCTGCAGTTCTTCGGCTGCCGCATCCCACCTGCGCCCGCtgccctcgtcctcttcctccagcgcaCCACAGTCTACCTCAGACCTCAGTTGGCCTGTGCAGGTGAACGGTGGCGCCGCCGCTCACAATAGAGCAGCTTTCCTGGTTCCGTATGGCCAAGAGTCATCCGACGAGTCCGACCAGGAAGGCGGAGCCTTGGATAATGGCACAGGGAAGTCTTACCCTGGTGCCAAGGCATCCGACGGGAAAGGTGGGATGGATGGTCCCCTCTTCCACAGCTCAAGCTCCCTCACGCCCAAGACCAACGGAGAGAGGCCCGTGGCAACCGCGGACGCCTTTGTGCCCAACGACGATGACTGGGATAAAG atgtaaGAAAATGGTTCATGCCTCAAAAAGATTTACCGTCCGCCGTAGCTCGAATGTGCTCACCATTGCTTTAA
- the LOC143502079 gene encoding uncharacterized protein LOC143502079 produces MSQSHGEPQLYGLYAVLVHSGISCHAGHYYCYVKSGNEQWYKMNDASVTVSDIQSVLNQQAYLLFYIRTAKVNGPQFTSTSVISPQLSPHMAKNNSPMKEDQGGSKPGGSNSSSVPKSQPSPCSSSAAASPTSDLRRPVQVNGGTTAHNRAASLSGAPGSSEGRRAREERKCDKDSEQPHLSSTLKERGRSRQGHYRERENRSRERYGHRHRHRHRPNRDHHTDKDRSASRERIPGEREGDRHRDGHTHHRRDHYHHRRHHSSKDERDRDVENGQGDFPRSFEYYVGKKDSGHKRAKAPRTASPAPRPQAQKRSLSDREDPCEERPVKKHKKSKKKNKDKRR; encoded by the exons ATGTCGCAGTCCCACGGAGAGCCACAGCTCTACGGCCTGTACGCTGTGCTGGTCCACTCCGGGATTAGCTGCCACGCCggacactactactgctatgtgaag tctggtaATGAGCAGTGGTATAAGATGAACGACGCATCAGTAACTGTAAGCGACATACAATCAGTGCTGAATCAACAAGCATATTTACTGTTCTACATCCG cacggccaaggtgaacgggcctcagttcacctccacctccgtcatcagtccacagctttctcctcacatggcaaag aataactctcccATGAAGGAGGACCAAGGTGGCTCAAAGCCTGGCGGGAGCAACAGCAGCAGCGTCCCGAAGAGCCAGCCCAGCCCCTGCAGTTCTTCGGCTGCCGCATCCCCGACCTCAGACCTCAGACGGCCTGTGCAGGTGAACGGTGGCACCACCGCTCACAATagagcagcatctctgtctGGTGCGCCAGGCTCTAGTGAAGGCAGACGAGCGCGTGAGGAGCGGAAGTGTGATAAAGATTCTGAGCAGCCACACCTTTCCTCCACACTGAAGGAGCGAGGCAGATCCAGGCAGGGACATTATCGCGAGCGGGAAAACCGGAGTCGGGAGCGCTACGGGCACCGCCATCGCCATCGCCATCGTCCCAACAGAGACCACCATACTGATAAGGATCGCTCGGCCAGTCGAGAGAGGATCCctggagagcgagagggagatcgCCACCGGGACGGGCACACCCACCACCGCCgagaccactaccaccaccggcGCCATCACAGCAGCAAGGACGAACGAGACCGGGATGTGGAGAATGGTCAAGGTGACTTCCCTCGCTCATTTGAGTACTATGTTGGGAAGAAAGACTCGGGACACAAGCGGGCTAAAGCACCACGCACCGCCAGCCCTGCCCCGCGGCCCCAGGCACAAAAGCGTAGCCTGTCGGACAGGGAGGATCCATGTGAAGAGCGGCCTGTCAAAAAACATAAGAAATCCAAGAAGAAGAACAAGGACAAGCGGAGGTAA
- the LOC143502088 gene encoding uncharacterized protein LOC143502088: MSQSHGEPQLYGLYAVLVHSGISCHAGHYYCYVKNNSPVKEDQGGSKPGGSNSGSVPKSQPSPCSSSAAASPTSDLRRPVQVNGGAAAHNRAASLSGAPGSSEGRRAREERKCDKDSGQPHLSSTLKERGRSRQGHYRERENRSRELYGHRHRHRHRSNRDHHTDKDRSASRERIPGEREGDRHRDGHTHHRRDHYHHRRHHSSKDERDRDVENGQGDFPRSFEYYVGKKDSGHKRAKAPRPASPAPRPQAQKRSLSDRKDPCEERPVKKHKKSKKKNKDKRRSSERDPSDRNGDSSSFRHKKMKKKRRRHNLEEEPRMECRSGHSLDKRKRRLSSDPDESSPSAKRPTTEDYYQTQ; the protein is encoded by the exons ATGTCGCAGTCCCACGGAGAGCCACAGCTCTACGGCCTGTACGCTGTGCTGGTCCACTCCGGGATTAGCTGCCACGCCggacactactactgctatgtgaag aataactctcccGTGAAGGAGGACCAAGGTGGCTCAAAGCCTGGCGGCAGCAACAGCGGCAGCGTCCCGAAGAGCCAGCCCAGCCCCTGCAGTTCTTCGGCTGCCGCATCcccgacctctgacctcagacggcctgtgcaggtgaacggtggcgccgccgctcacaatagagcagcatctctgtctGGTGCGCCAGGCTCTAGTGAAGGCAGACGAGCGCGTGAGGAGCGGAAGTGTGATAAAGACTCTGGGCAGCCACACCTTTCCTCCACCCTGAAGGAGCGAGGCAGATCCAGGCAGGGACATTATCGCGAGCGGGAAAACCGGAGTCGGGAGCTCTACGGGCACCGCCATCGCCATCGCCATCGTTCCAACAGAGACCACCATACTGATAAGGATCGCTCGGCCAGTCGAGAGAGGATCCctggagagcgagagggagatcgCCACCGGGACGGGCACACCCACCACCGCCgagaccactaccaccaccggcGCCATCACAGCAGCAAGGACGAACGAGACCGGGATGTGGAGAATGGTCAAGGTGACTTCCCTCGCTCATTTGAGTACTATGTTGGGAAGAAAGACTCGGGACACAAGCGGGCTAAAGCACCACGCCCCGCCAGCCCTGCCCCGCGGCCCCAGGCACAAAAGCGTAGCCTGTCGGACAGGAAGGATCCATGTGAAGAGCGGCCTGTCAAAAAACATAAGAAATCCAAGAAGAAGAACAAGGACAAGCGGAG GAGTTCTGAGAGGGACCCATCAGACAGGAATGGGGACAGCAGCTCCTTCCGACacaaaaagatgaaaaagaagaggaggaggcacaACTTGGAGGAGGAGCCTCGAATGGAGTGTCGCTCTGGCCACAGCTTAGACAAACGTAAGCGCCGCCTCAGCTCCGACCCAGACGAGTCTTCACCCAGCGCCAAGCGACCTACTACTGAGGACTATTACCAGACTCAGTAG